A single region of the Chryseobacterium sp. 6424 genome encodes:
- a CDS encoding DNA-directed RNA polymerase subunit omega — protein sequence MSAKDSKAELSTITYDRDKIEEKVGSIYEAIVIMGKRAEQINAEIRSELHNKLDEFAVHNSTLEEVFENREQIEISKHYEKLPKPTSIAIREWLDGEVYFRHTDERN from the coding sequence ATGAGCGCTAAAGATTCTAAAGCCGAACTAAGTACAATAACTTACGACCGAGATAAAATCGAGGAAAAAGTGGGTTCTATCTACGAAGCCATCGTAATTATGGGAAAAAGAGCAGAGCAGATCAATGCAGAAATCCGCTCCGAACTACATAATAAACTGGATGAATTTGCCGTGCACAATTCTACACTGGAAGAAGTTTTTGAAAACCGCGAGCAGATCGAAATCTCCAAGCATTACGAAAAACTTCCGAAACCTACTTCCATAGCTATCCGCGAGTGGTTGGATGGCGAAGTATACTTCCGACATACCGACGAAAGAAACTAA